The Acidimicrobiales bacterium genome includes a window with the following:
- a CDS encoding VOC family protein, translated as MADPMVKVTGINHVVLHVADLDRSLAFYMGVLGFEDRNAGGGGGGGPARRASFLRCGMQGLDLFEAEEAHGGEEMNHMALNVEADELDEVVEALTAAGIEASERTRRNSVFIFDPDGHRIEMLPKSAHERTREREAAAASA; from the coding sequence ATGGCGGATCCGATGGTGAAGGTGACGGGGATCAACCACGTCGTGCTGCACGTCGCGGACCTTGACCGCTCGCTCGCGTTCTACATGGGCGTGCTCGGCTTCGAGGATCGCAACGCCGGAGGCGGCGGTGGTGGTGGTCCCGCCCGCAGGGCCAGCTTCCTGCGCTGCGGGATGCAGGGCCTCGACCTGTTCGAGGCCGAGGAGGCGCACGGCGGCGAGGAGATGAACCACATGGCGCTGAACGTCGAGGCCGACGAGCTCGACGAGGTCGTGGAGGCGCTCACCGCCGCAGGGATCGAGGCCTCGGAGCGGACCAGGCGCAACTCGGTGTTCATCTTCGACCCCGACGGCCACCGCATCGAGATGCTCCCGAAGAGCGCACACGAGCGCACCCGCGAGCGGGAGGCGGCGGCCGCCTCGGCCTGA
- a CDS encoding SDR family oxidoreductase produces the protein MSEVIVTALRGKVALVTGAGRGIGREIAVALAGAGVSVGLLSRTESELEETLALVEEAGAAGVVAQADLAAAAELDAALSAVVDAFGPVDLLVNNGAVVGPLGPTTSADPDAYAFALQVNVAAPVRLSVAVLSGMLARGFGRILNVSTGAVGRASSGDPYNCYIASKAALEAHTLGLATELAGSGVTANLLRPGVVDTAMQTYIRNQDPAEVGKGFIDRFVERYEAGQLLTPDVPAGIALEMLQGEENGEIVSVSERLGRTV, from the coding sequence GTGAGTGAGGTCATCGTGACGGCGCTTCGGGGAAAGGTGGCACTCGTCACCGGTGCGGGTCGGGGCATCGGTCGGGAGATCGCGGTGGCGCTCGCCGGCGCGGGGGTGAGCGTCGGCCTCCTCTCGCGCACCGAGTCCGAGCTCGAGGAGACGCTCGCGCTCGTCGAGGAGGCGGGAGCCGCAGGCGTGGTCGCCCAGGCCGACCTCGCCGCGGCCGCAGAGCTCGACGCCGCCCTCTCGGCCGTCGTCGACGCCTTCGGCCCTGTCGACCTGCTGGTGAACAACGGGGCGGTCGTCGGGCCGCTCGGCCCGACGACCTCGGCGGACCCCGACGCCTACGCCTTCGCCCTGCAGGTGAATGTCGCCGCGCCGGTGCGCCTCAGCGTCGCGGTGCTGTCCGGGATGCTCGCGCGCGGCTTCGGCCGGATCCTCAACGTCTCGACCGGCGCCGTCGGTCGGGCGAGCTCGGGCGACCCCTACAACTGCTACATCGCCTCCAAGGCGGCCCTCGAGGCGCACACCCTCGGCCTCGCGACCGAGCTCGCGGGGAGCGGGGTGACCGCCAACCTGCTGCGCCCCGGCGTCGTCGACACCGCGATGCAGACCTACATCCGCAACCAGGACCCCGCCGAGGTCGGCAAGGGCTTCATCGACCGTTTCGTCGAGCGCTACGAGGCCGGCCAGCTCCTCACCCCCGACGTGCCAGCGGGGATCGCGCTCGAGATGCTGCAGGGCGAGGAGAACGGCGAGATCGTCTCGGTGAGCGAGCGCCTCGGCCGCACCGTCTGA